A window of Hevea brasiliensis isolate MT/VB/25A 57/8 chromosome 14, ASM3005281v1, whole genome shotgun sequence contains these coding sequences:
- the LOC131172856 gene encoding ankyrin repeat-containing protein At5g02620-like, whose translation MEDSQALHETQLVSETNYQPKQKDIITFMDAEWYNAAAEGQIDKFKDYTEPLDLLRTPNKNTVLHVYITAVKKETEESIEFVKLVISKCPSLLSEPNIKGETPLHIAARFGHKNIVEFLIHSIKKAQYEDLERGAEASTSAKMLKKTSTDEDTALHEAVRNNHLQVVEILIGENPEFANIANAAGESPLHLAAVRENNIIASKILEICPSPAYSGPNGKTALHEAVISKDEDLIGKILEKNSSLTKEQDEEGWTPLHYASYFNLLQIVEVLLLKDGKSAAYIGDKSGKTPLHVAIFHGKSHLKVVEKIMSDCPDCCDLVDNSGRNVLHFAVESKSFEGVKTITEKPFLANLINQKDKDGNTPAHLLATYGFEECCLTEHHLVDKKAINNENLTALDVVVKTKDESNMPFLGWTKRKLKKVGYKPGRPSIIQLAERDNMSRLDNEFITELEKTSQSHQIVATLIATITFAAGFTLPGGYSDHDGPDEGTAILTRRSAFKTFLITDTLAFALSISAVLIHFLLTLQPSKRKYFNLFAAASHFTLIAMALMVVAFMTGVYAVMPSSSSGLGATICAQGFYL comes from the exons ATGGAGGATTCCCAAGCTTTGCACGAAACCCAGTTAGTATCTGAGACCAATTACCAGCCCAAACAAAAAGACATCATCACTTTCATGGATGCTGAATGGTATAATGCTGCAGCTGAAGGCCAAATTGACAAATTCAAGGATTACACAGAGCCTCTAGATCTTTTGCGTACCCCAAACAAAAATACAGTCCTACATGTTTACATCACAGCAGTAAAAAAGGAAACGGAAGAATCCATTGAATTTGTAAAACTCGTTATCAGCAAATGTCCATCGCTGCTATCTGAGCCCAACATCAAAGGCGAAACTCCGCTGCACATTGCAGCAAGGTTCGGGCACAAAAATATAGTTGAATTTCTTATTCATAGCATCAAGAAGGCTCAATACGAAGACCTTGAGAGAGGCGCAGAGGCGTCAACAAGTGCTAAGATGCTGAAGAAGACAAGCACAGATGAAGACACAGCCTTACATGAGGCAGTGAGAAATAATCATCTTCAAGTGGTGGAAATATTGATTGGAGAAAATCCTGAATTTGCGAACATAGCTAATGCCGCCGGAGAAAGCCCGCTTCACCTTGCAGCGGTGAGAGAGAACAATATCATTGCCTCTAAGATATTGGAGATATGTCCCTCACCGGCATACAGCGGTCCCAATGGTAAAACAGCTTTGCACGAAGCTGTTATAAGTAAAGATGAAG ATTTGATAGGAAAAATACTTGAAAAAAACAGTAGTCTGACCAAAGAACAAGACGAAGAAGGATGGACTCCGCTGCATTATGCTtcctacttcaatcttcttcaaatTGTGGAAGTGTTATTACTAAAAGATGGTAAATCTGCTGCCTATATTGGCGATAAAAGCGGAAAAACACCTCTTCATGTTGCGATTTTCCACGGCAAAAGCCATTTAAAGGTGGTGGAAAAAATTATGTCAGACTGCCCAGATTGCTGCGACCTGGTTGACAATAGTGGCCGAAATGTTCTCCATTTTGCTGTGGAAAGCAAGAGTTTTGAAGGAGTGAAAACTATTACTGAAAAACCTTTCCTGGCTAACCTAATAAATCAGAAAGATAAAGATGGGAACACTCCGGCCCATCTGCTTGCTACTTATGGCTTTGAAGAGTGTTGTCTTACAGAGCACCACCTAGTTGATAAAAAGGCCATCAACAATGAAAATTTAACCGCTCTGGACGTAGTGGTAAAAACGAAGGATGAAAGCAATATGCCATTTCTG GGATGGACAAAAAGAAAACTAAAGAAGGTTGGATATAAACCTGGTCGGCCTTCAATTATCCAGCTCGCAGAACGTGATAACATGTCAAGACTCGACAATGAGTTCATCACTGAACTCGAGAAAACCAGTCAATCGCATCAGATAGTAGCCACCCTCATAGCAACGATAACTTTTGCGGCAGGTTTCACCTTACCTGGCGGTTACAGTGATCACGATGGCCCCGACGAAGGAACAGCAATTTTAACTAGAAGATCAGCCTTCAAAACTTTCCTTATAACTGATACCCTTGCGTTTGCCCTCTCCATTTCTGCTGTGCTTATCCACTTCTTATTGACATTGCAACCATCCAAGAGAAAGTACTTTAATCTATTCGCTGCGGCTTCTCACTTCACTTTAATTGCGATGGCATTAATGGTGGTGGCATTCATGACAGGTGTGTATGCAGTGATGCCAAGTTCCTCATCAGGTCTTGGGGCCACCATTTGTGCTCAAGGTTTCTATCTATGA